DNA from Pajaroellobacter abortibovis:
CGTGGAAAGAGTGTGCCGCAAGTATTGCTCAGCGGAAACCATCAAAGTATTGAGGAATGGCGCCGAGCAGAATCGGTTCATCGTACTCGTACGCGTCGTCCGGATCTATGGAAGCGGTATCAACAGAGAGCATCTTCGCTCACCGATAAGCCATTCTCTAGGAATCGATCATGACCGGTCTAAAGAGCCGACCTCGTATTGCTGTGGCTCTTATTCATTACCCTGTTCTTGATACGAAGGGGGAAGCAGACACAACTACTATTACAAATCTGGACATTCACGATTTGGCTAGAAGCATTCGTGCGTACGGAGGGTCTGATTATTCATATTGTTCATCCGATCGCAGCGCAGCGAGAGCTAATGGAGCGCATTTGTCATCACTAGATTCATGGCTCTTTGGGAAGGCGGATCCCAGATCGCCGAGAAGCATTAAAGTTAGTTCGGGTTGTTTTTTCTCTGGAGGATGTCATTCAGTCATTAGGCGGGAGAGAAACTGTAACGGTGTGGGTGACCGCAGCGCGGAATATGCGTCCTACTCTTTTGTTTGCTCAGGCGCGAAACTATCTTGAGAAAGAGAGCACGCGCACGATCCTCCTTATATTCGGTACAGAATGGGATCTCGCTTCTGATACGATTGAGAGTGTTGATGCGTGTCTTCAGCCGATAGAAGTGGTAGGCAAAGATTACAATCACCTGAGTGTTCGATCAGCTTTCGCCATTGTGCTCGATCGGTTGATGGATGATCGGGAAGGCAGTTTTATTTCGTCTTCTTGTGCTTCTCGTGCAGGTGGGGAAGAAAGCAGTGATGTTAATTCTGGCGAATAACCGTTATGGGTTCGCTCGATGAGGGGAGGGAGAATCATAAGTCCCCCTTTTTTCCCTAACGTTGCTTCAATCAGGACAATCCTTGCGTGGGTGGTTGCGGTTGTGTGAACAGAACGGAGCCTTTTCGGTTCAAGACCTGCCTGTTGGAGTGTAGTTAGGAGAAAAGACAAAGCTTGGGCAGGATAGACGATACAAATGCGAGCACGGCGTCCTGCAAGTTGTCTAGCTGCTGAGATGAATACCTTGAGATGACCTGAACGTGCCTGCGCTCGAGATGGATCAGTTGGTATATGTCCTGAGCCTGGTTGAATATAAGGAGGATTGCATACGATGAGATCTGCTTTACCAACAAATAAGCGTGCTGTTTGACTTACGTCTTGAGCGAACACGACAGCTCGATTTTCCCATCCGTTGGCTTTGAGATTGAGCGCTGCAAGATGTGCGGTGCGTGGGTTGATTTCGATCATTGTGACTTGACTAGCAATCTCTAAATGGAGGAGGGATAAACCTACAGCACCGACTCCTGCTCCTAGATCGAATGCAATTCGGGCTTGTCGTTGAGCAGCTGCAAATGCAGCTAGAAGAATGGCATCATGATTGGTACGGTATCCCCCAAGAGAGGGTTGATATAGGGTAAGACGACCATTGAAAAGAGTATCTGCTCTCATGACATCTTTCTTTCGTGAATCAACTAAAACTGAGGAAAGTAAGCCTTCCCTTGCGAGAGGTGCCTTGAGGACGGAGGTTGATCCGAACCATCCCTCCGACCCGCACTTCATTTTGAGTGTTGAACAGAAATTAAGCAGTTTGCCAAACAGCTTGGGTTTGGGGCAGTAGGGATCGCTGTCGCGGATGTAGCATTCTTAGAAGGAGCGAAAAGTGTTGTTTGTGTAGCGCACTAATGTCAAAAAAAATCTACTTTCGGGGGAGAAAAAGGGGTTGTCCCTTTCCTTGCTTGCTATGCGTCAGGGCGTGATTATTATGGCTTCTAAAGAAGCGACTTCACAGATTAGCAGCATACATTTCTTTTTTTGGAACGCAGGAGCGGCCTGTGCACAGTCGTGCAATTTGTGATACAGCTCCTGTTTTGGATCGCGCATGGGCAGCTCGCGCTGGACTAGGGTTTATTGGGAGGAATGGACTTCCTATTGGGCCGGAGAAAGGCTCGATGGTACTGCTTGGAGAAGTTATTACAACTTTATCACTGAATGCGGATACTGATGTTCCTATTGGGGGGTGATGTGTTGAGCACATGCGCTGTTTAGATGCCTGCAAGCATTCGTGAAACCGTTCGTCCTGGATGCACGCCGTTGTGTGGCTTATCTTACGATTGAATATTGTTCGGAGATCGATCTCAAACTGCGGGAGGTGGTAGGGGAGCATCTTTTTGGATGTGATGACTGTCAGCTCGTTTGTCCATTCAACGCCTCTCCTTCTCTCTCTTCTTTGATAGAACTTCGAACCCTATCCAAGATGGGAGCCCATCTCTCTCGTTGATCTGCTTGAGATGATGAGAGAACCCCGGTCTTCTTTGAGTGCTGCCAATCCTGTTAGAAGAGCAATTCAGCGTGGATTAGCACGCAATGCAGCCCTCGTTGGGAAATCAAAAGGAACAAGCGGAAACAGCATTTTCAGCTCTTGAGAAGGCTGCAGTGGAGCATCCTTCACCCGATGGTTCGAGATGCAGCTAGGTAGACTTCGAGCATGGTAAGGAGGAAACGTGCCGCGAGTCTCAATCATATCCTTTGTGCTCTACTGCATTTCCCAGATCGCTTTCAGATCTCATCAATTAACTTATTGCATTGTGCTATAAGGCTCGGTTTGATTTGCGTCCGGCAGATTCAGCGCGAAAAGCGTTTGGGCATTTCGTTTGGATAGGACATTGATGACATGCAGGCTTTCGAGCAAAACAAATTTCCCTCCCATGAAGAACGAGAACATGGTTTACACAGATCCATTGTTTCTTCGGAAAGATCTGACAGAGATCCTGTTCGATCTGCCTGGGATTGGTCTTTTGAGTCCATCCGAGGCGTTGAGAGAGCCGTTGGACGTGGGTATCTACTGCAATCCCTTCTACTTTGCCGAATGCAACTCCTAGCACGACATTCGCTGTTTTCCGTCCAACTCCTGGTAATTGAATGAGATCATCCAACTGGTTAGGGACTTGTCCATGGTGGTGTTCCACTAATTTTGTTGCGAGCCCTAGGAGATGTTTGGCTTTTTGTCTGTACATCCCTATGGTTGCTATTAAGGTTTGGACGTGTTGCGGATCCGCTTTTGCTAATGTTTCAGCTGTAGGATAAGCTGCAAAAAGAGCTGAAGTAATCCGATTGACTGCCACGTCAGTTGTCTGGGCACTCAGGACTACTGCGCATAACAGCTCGAAGGAATTGCGGTAGTGAAGTGCACATTGGGCATTTGGATAGCTCTTTTTCAGCTCTTTAAAAACAGCTTGTGCTTGTCGAGCATGGGTAGAGGGGGGGAGAGATGTTTTCATGAGAGAAGCAAAACGAGAAATGGTAAATGAAAGTTTAGTCCTCCTCTATGCTTTCTTCATTGGTTTCCGCTTCGGGGAGT
Protein-coding regions in this window:
- a CDS encoding 4Fe-4S double cluster binding domain-containing protein — its product is MKPFVLDARRCVAYLTIEYCSEIDLKLREVVGEHLFGCDDCQLVCPFNASPSLSSLIELRTLSKMGAHLSR
- the nth gene encoding endonuclease III — encoded protein: MKTSLPPSTHARQAQAVFKELKKSYPNAQCALHYRNSFELLCAVVLSAQTTDVAVNRITSALFAAYPTAETLAKADPQHVQTLIATIGMYRQKAKHLLGLATKLVEHHHGQVPNQLDDLIQLPGVGRKTANVVLGVAFGKVEGIAVDTHVQRLSQRLGWTQKTNPRQIEQDLCQIFPKKQWICVNHVLVLHGREICFARKPACHQCPIQTKCPNAFRAESAGRKSNRAL
- a CDS encoding RNA methyltransferase, with amino-acid sequence MEDVIQSLGGRETVTVWVTAARNMRPTLLFAQARNYLEKESTRTILLIFGTEWDLASDTIESVDACLQPIEVVGKDYNHLSVRSAFAIVLDRLMDDREGSFISSSCASRAGGEESSDVNSGE
- a CDS encoding RNA methyltransferase; its protein translation is MTGLKSRPRIAVALIHYPVLDTKGEADTTTITNLDIHDLARSIRAYGGSDYSYCSSDRSAARANGAHLSSLDSWLFGKADPRSPRSIKVSSGCFFSGGCHSVIRRERNCNGVGDRSAEYASYSFVCSGAKLS